From the Alloalcanivorax dieselolei B5 genome, one window contains:
- a CDS encoding PaaI family thioesterase codes for MSDTLKALVQACRAGEADYQDLIDRVPYARFLGIQVLAQGEELTFILPRNENNLGNPTLPALHGGAVAGFMEQAAIIFILLQMGEPRVPKTIDFTIDYLRAGLYQDTFAECRVTRLGRRIANVHISAWQKNREEPITIARAHFLLSDENA; via the coding sequence ATGAGCGACACATTGAAAGCATTGGTTCAGGCCTGCCGGGCCGGTGAAGCGGATTACCAGGATCTGATCGATCGGGTGCCTTACGCCCGTTTCCTCGGCATCCAGGTCCTGGCCCAGGGCGAGGAACTGACGTTCATTCTGCCCCGTAACGAAAACAACCTGGGCAACCCGACCCTGCCGGCATTGCACGGCGGTGCCGTGGCCGGGTTCATGGAGCAGGCGGCGATCATCTTCATCTTGCTGCAGATGGGCGAGCCGCGGGTACCGAAGACCATCGACTTCACCATCGACTATCTGCGGGCGGGGCTTTATCAGGACACCTTCGCCGAATGCCGGGTCACCCGTCTCGGCCGGCGCATCGCCAATGTGCACATCAGTGCCTGGCAAAAGAACCGGGAAGAGCCGATTACCATTGCCCGGGCCCACTTTCTTCTTTCCGATGAAAATGCTTGA
- a CDS encoding ParA family protein, which produces MRTVVFNRKGGVGKSSITVNLAAIAASEGRKTLVVDLDPQCNASQYLLGMEAYRGEDGPAPNIGSFFAQTLSFKLKEKAPREYLHTTRFENLYVLPANGELGEVEHLLESKHKIYKLRGLLKTLAREFDAIYVDTPPAFNFYTLSALIACDRVLIPFDCDAFSRKALYSLLENIQEAREDHNEDLSVDGIVVNQYQPRARLPQELVAQLQEEGLPILNSRLSASVAMRESHDKALPLVHWNPRHKLTDEYRALYRELYG; this is translated from the coding sequence ATGCGAACAGTGGTGTTCAACCGCAAAGGCGGTGTCGGCAAATCCAGTATCACCGTCAACCTGGCCGCCATTGCCGCCAGTGAAGGCCGCAAGACTTTGGTGGTGGATCTCGACCCGCAATGTAACGCCAGTCAGTATCTACTTGGCATGGAGGCCTATCGGGGTGAAGACGGGCCGGCCCCCAACATCGGCTCGTTCTTTGCTCAGACACTGTCGTTCAAGCTCAAGGAAAAAGCGCCGCGGGAATATCTGCACACCACCCGTTTCGAGAACCTGTATGTACTGCCCGCCAACGGCGAGCTGGGCGAAGTGGAGCACCTGCTGGAATCCAAGCATAAAATCTACAAACTGCGCGGTTTGTTGAAGACCCTGGCACGCGAGTTCGATGCCATCTATGTGGACACCCCGCCAGCGTTCAATTTTTATACGCTCTCGGCGCTGATCGCCTGTGACCGGGTATTGATTCCATTCGATTGTGATGCCTTCTCGCGCAAGGCGCTGTACTCGCTGCTGGAAAATATCCAGGAAGCCCGGGAGGACCATAACGAGGACCTTTCCGTGGACGGTATCGTGGTTAATCAGTATCAGCCCCGTGCCCGCCTGCCACAGGAACTGGTGGCGCAGCTGCAGGAGGAAGGGCTGCCGATTCTCAACAGCCGACTGTCCGCCAGTGTCGCCATGCGGGAATCTCACGACAAGGCATTGCCGCTGGTGCACTGGAATCCGCGTCATAAACTCACCGATGAATACCGGGCGCTGTACCGGGAGCTCTATGGCTGA
- a CDS encoding lytic transglycosylase domain-containing protein has translation MTRFGVFGLLLILMAGSPSWARDIYKYRAADGSILFTDQPRDRVGPEYTLLSVRKGWNYVPRGLTAAQRDRYDDVIARAARAHNVEAALVKAVIHAESLFNRLAVSRVGAQGLMQLMPETSRYLQVLDPFDADENIDGGTRFLAYLQGRFDDLDRVLAAYNAGEGNVRRYDGIPPFAETRAYVRKVKELRLRYQVQLAARSDQDDDALAVR, from the coding sequence ATGACACGCTTTGGGGTATTCGGGTTGCTTCTGATCCTGATGGCCGGATCACCATCCTGGGCCCGGGACATCTATAAATACCGGGCCGCCGACGGCAGCATTCTGTTCACCGATCAGCCCCGTGACCGGGTAGGTCCGGAGTATACCCTGTTGTCCGTCCGCAAGGGCTGGAATTACGTGCCCCGCGGGCTCACCGCGGCCCAGCGTGACCGCTATGACGACGTCATCGCCCGCGCCGCCCGCGCCCATAATGTGGAGGCGGCGCTGGTCAAAGCGGTGATCCACGCCGAATCCTTGTTTAATCGCCTGGCGGTATCCCGGGTCGGCGCCCAGGGGCTGATGCAACTGATGCCGGAAACCTCCCGCTATCTTCAGGTGCTGGACCCCTTCGATGCCGACGAGAACATCGACGGCGGCACCCGTTTCCTCGCCTATCTGCAGGGCCGCTTCGACGATCTGGATCGGGTGCTGGCGGCCTACAACGCCGGAGAAGGCAACGTTCGCCGCTACGACGGCATCCCGCCCTTTGCCGAAACCCGGGCCTATGTGCGGAAAGTGAAAGAGTTGAGACTGCGCTATCAGGTGCAGTTGGCCGCCCGCTCCGATCAGGACGACGACGCCCTGGCGGTCCGCTGA
- a CDS encoding ferritin-like domain-containing protein, protein MRIKEMASPPSDITYYESWDGPGSDDLEERLTPAHVQDVVEIFQTPLTGHYNWDYSSADGRIRKLYRLGKELNWNADMDVDWSRNFPKSEVPLDQKLNPFYDWEPFATLPDEEKLRFGWHNLAWMLAQFVHGEQGALLVASQLASCAPTYDAKLYAASQTFDEARHVEVFTRYLQEKIGIFYPVNKHLKSLLDKILSDPRWDLKFIGMQIIIEGLALAAFNTLKLTAQDPLLRQIIQLVVRDEARHVTFGVNYLEDFVQTLTEQEKEERAQFAYEACVVMRERLIAVEVFEEFGWDVEQAREKALASALMAQFRNLLFTRIIPNLKRIGLLTESVRPKFEALGILQFENLVDDGEVDWAELSRPLYDEVS, encoded by the coding sequence ATGCGCATCAAGGAAATGGCATCCCCGCCGTCGGACATCACTTACTACGAAAGCTGGGATGGTCCCGGCAGTGACGATCTGGAGGAGCGGCTCACGCCCGCCCATGTCCAGGACGTGGTGGAAATCTTCCAGACTCCACTCACCGGTCACTACAACTGGGACTACAGCAGTGCCGACGGCCGTATCCGCAAGCTCTACCGGCTCGGCAAGGAGCTGAACTGGAACGCGGATATGGACGTGGACTGGTCGCGGAACTTCCCGAAATCGGAAGTGCCGCTGGATCAGAAGCTGAACCCGTTTTACGACTGGGAACCGTTCGCCACGCTGCCGGACGAGGAGAAGCTGCGCTTTGGCTGGCACAACCTGGCCTGGATGCTGGCTCAGTTCGTGCACGGCGAGCAGGGCGCCTTGCTGGTGGCCTCGCAACTGGCCAGTTGCGCGCCGACCTACGACGCCAAGCTCTATGCCGCCAGCCAGACCTTCGATGAAGCCCGGCATGTGGAGGTGTTCACCCGCTACCTGCAGGAAAAGATCGGCATTTTCTACCCGGTCAACAAGCACCTGAAATCCCTGCTCGACAAGATTTTGTCCGACCCGCGCTGGGATCTGAAATTCATCGGCATGCAGATCATCATCGAGGGGCTCGCCCTGGCCGCCTTCAACACCCTCAAACTTACCGCCCAGGACCCGCTGCTGCGGCAGATCATTCAACTGGTGGTGCGCGACGAGGCCCGCCACGTCACCTTCGGTGTCAACTACCTGGAAGACTTCGTGCAGACCCTCACCGAGCAGGAGAAGGAAGAACGGGCCCAGTTCGCCTACGAAGCCTGCGTGGTGATGCGCGAGCGGCTGATCGCGGTGGAGGTGTTCGAGGAGTTCGGTTGGGATGTGGAGCAGGCGCGGGAGAAGGCGCTGGCATCGGCGCTGATGGCACAGTTCCGCAATCTGCTGTTTACCCGCATCATCCCCAACCTCAAGCGTATTGGTCTGCTGACCGAGTCGGTAAGGCCCAAATTCGAGGCTCTGGGTATTCTGCAGTTCGAGAATCTGGTGGACGACGGTGAAGTGGACTGGGCGGAGCTGTCCCGGCCGCTTTACGACGAAGTTTCCTGA
- a CDS encoding cytochrome P450, whose protein sequence is MATMTPLAPVPAGSALKPVPGDTGLPLIGNTLPMMRDPVTTLRQRYDRFGPVSWTHLFGLKMVQMLGPDANQFVLMNRGDLFSNHQGWSYFIGPFFHRGIMLLDFEEHRWHRRIMQQAFQREALRGYLQRMAPRTEEGLSHWSEGPIKLLPALKQLTLDLATDVFMGRELGDQTDRINRAFIDTVRAGTSLIRFPVPGLGWSKGLRGRRVLERLFMDDIAAKRAAPDSDLFSMLCQARTEDGHEFSDEDVVSHMIFLMMAAHDTTTITLCTLLYHLAREPQWQQRLREESLALGKPWVEHEDLDKLSGIGMAMKEALRLCAPVPSMPRRTVKDVEYDGFYIPAGTFINIAPFFTHSMEEYWPDPERFDPERFSDARREDRVHPYAWVPFGGGAHKCIGLHFAEMQVKSVLHQMLLRFRWAVPDGYEMPLDTRSLPVPADGLPVTLERL, encoded by the coding sequence ATGGCCACCATGACCCCGCTGGCGCCGGTTCCCGCCGGTAGCGCGCTGAAACCGGTCCCCGGCGATACCGGACTGCCGCTGATCGGCAACACCCTGCCGATGATGCGCGACCCGGTCACCACGCTACGACAGCGTTATGACCGTTTCGGGCCGGTCTCCTGGACTCATCTGTTTGGTCTGAAGATGGTGCAGATGCTCGGCCCCGATGCCAATCAGTTCGTGTTGATGAATCGCGGCGACCTGTTTTCCAACCATCAGGGCTGGTCTTACTTCATCGGTCCGTTCTTCCATCGCGGCATCATGCTGCTGGATTTCGAGGAGCACCGCTGGCATCGCCGCATCATGCAACAGGCATTTCAGCGCGAGGCCCTGCGTGGTTACCTGCAGCGGATGGCACCGCGCACCGAGGAAGGTCTGTCGCATTGGTCCGAGGGCCCGATCAAGCTGCTGCCGGCCCTCAAGCAACTGACCCTGGACCTGGCCACCGACGTGTTCATGGGCCGGGAACTGGGCGATCAGACGGACCGGATCAACCGCGCCTTTATCGACACCGTGCGCGCCGGGACCTCCCTGATTCGCTTTCCGGTCCCGGGGCTTGGCTGGTCAAAAGGGTTGCGGGGAAGACGGGTTCTGGAGCGGCTGTTCATGGATGATATCGCCGCCAAGCGCGCCGCTCCGGATAGTGACCTGTTCAGTATGCTGTGCCAGGCCCGCACCGAGGACGGTCATGAGTTCAGCGACGAGGACGTGGTCAGCCATATGATCTTCCTGATGATGGCGGCCCACGACACCACCACCATCACGCTGTGCACCCTGCTCTATCATCTGGCCCGGGAGCCGCAATGGCAGCAACGGTTGCGGGAGGAGTCCCTGGCTCTGGGCAAGCCCTGGGTGGAACATGAGGACCTGGACAAACTCTCCGGTATCGGCATGGCCATGAAGGAGGCGCTGCGGCTATGCGCGCCGGTGCCCAGCATGCCCCGGCGCACGGTCAAGGACGTGGAGTACGACGGCTTTTATATACCCGCCGGCACCTTCATCAATATCGCGCCGTTTTTCACCCACTCCATGGAAGAATACTGGCCGGATCCGGAACGGTTCGATCCCGAACGCTTCAGCGACGCCCGCCGCGAAGACCGGGTACACCCCTATGCCTGGGTGCCTTTCGGTGGCGGCGCGCACAAATGCATTGGCCTGCATTTCGCCGAGATGCAGGTCAAATCCGTACTGCATCAGATGTTGCTGCGGTTCCGCTGGGCGGTGCCGGACGGCTACGAAATGCCACTCGACACCCGCAGCCTGCCGGTGCCCGCCGACGGCTTGCCGGTGACATTGGAGCGGCTCTGA
- a CDS encoding PaaI family thioesterase, whose amino-acid sequence MTDSAVPYTRMDVCKRSLETVRHSRMLGLEVLSAEEEGVRLRLPWREDLVGNPDTGVLHGGAVFALMDHAGGMANSCRLYPAVEITPTIDLRIDHLHAPTPGKAVICDATCYRLSAHVTFVRMTAWEEGDEQGEPVATGQATYTRMKLDRSGRVAS is encoded by the coding sequence GTGACAGATTCAGCCGTACCTTACACCCGAATGGACGTTTGCAAACGTTCCCTGGAAACCGTGCGCCACTCGCGCATGCTGGGCCTGGAAGTGCTCAGCGCGGAAGAGGAGGGCGTGCGACTGCGCCTGCCCTGGCGCGAGGATCTGGTGGGCAATCCGGACACCGGCGTGCTGCACGGCGGCGCTGTCTTCGCGCTGATGGACCATGCCGGCGGCATGGCCAACAGCTGCCGTCTGTACCCGGCGGTGGAAATCACCCCGACCATCGATTTGCGTATTGATCATCTGCACGCGCCAACGCCGGGTAAGGCGGTGATCTGCGACGCCACCTGCTATCGCCTCAGTGCCCATGTCACTTTCGTGCGCATGACCGCCTGGGAGGAGGGCGACGAGCAGGGCGAGCCGGTGGCCACCGGTCAGGCCACCTACACACGTATGAAACTGGACAGAAGCGGGCGGGTGGCATCCTGA
- the gorA gene encoding glutathione-disulfide reductase: MVQHEFKEQLVSAEFDLVVIGAGSGGVRAARMAAGHGAKVAIIEERFFGGTCVNVGCVPKKLFAYGAGFRGEFELAASYGYSVGDWSFDWPTLRDNKTREIERLNGIYRKLLDGAGVQIFEGHGRVESSGTVSVNGETLLQARNILIATGGKPFVPDFPGREHVRISDDLFYLEQLPKRVAVVGGGYIASEFASILNGLGVAVTQLYRRDLFLRGFDKDVREFVAEGMRHAGVDLRFNTDVTAIEEQGGEKVLRLTDDSELHVDEVFYATGRVPRLDGLFADGVAVQTNERGAIEVNDRFETSVANVYALGDVIDRLQLTPVALAEGMWLAAFLFGEQKPEGPVVYSDVPTAVFCHPNIGTVGLTEEQALARYGTVRVYRSQFRPLRYTLSDIQERTLMKLIVDDSSDKVVGLHMAGEEAAEITQGFAVAIRMGATKADFDATVGIHPSSAEEFVTLRQGETVTAATPS, encoded by the coding sequence CTGGTTCAACACGAATTTAAGGAGCAGCTTGTGTCCGCTGAATTTGATCTGGTAGTGATCGGCGCGGGATCCGGCGGTGTGCGTGCCGCGCGGATGGCCGCCGGCCATGGTGCCAAAGTAGCGATCATCGAGGAGCGCTTTTTCGGCGGCACCTGCGTCAATGTGGGTTGTGTGCCGAAGAAACTGTTCGCTTATGGCGCGGGGTTCCGTGGTGAGTTCGAGCTGGCCGCCAGTTATGGCTACAGCGTGGGGGACTGGTCGTTCGATTGGCCCACCTTGCGGGACAACAAAACCCGTGAAATCGAGCGTTTGAACGGCATTTACCGCAAGCTGCTGGACGGCGCCGGCGTGCAAATCTTCGAAGGCCATGGCCGGGTCGAGAGCAGTGGCACGGTCAGCGTGAACGGCGAGACCCTGCTGCAGGCCCGCAACATTCTGATTGCCACCGGCGGCAAGCCGTTCGTGCCGGATTTTCCCGGCCGTGAACACGTGCGTATCTCCGACGATCTGTTTTACCTGGAACAGTTGCCGAAGCGGGTGGCGGTGGTGGGCGGTGGTTACATCGCCAGCGAGTTCGCTTCCATTCTTAACGGTCTGGGTGTGGCGGTGACGCAACTGTATCGCCGCGACCTGTTCCTGCGCGGCTTCGACAAGGACGTGCGGGAGTTCGTCGCCGAAGGCATGCGCCACGCCGGCGTGGACTTGCGTTTCAACACCGACGTGACCGCCATTGAGGAGCAGGGCGGAGAGAAGGTACTTCGCCTAACCGACGACTCCGAACTGCACGTGGACGAAGTGTTCTACGCCACCGGCCGGGTGCCGAGGCTGGACGGACTGTTCGCCGACGGGGTGGCGGTGCAAACCAACGAGCGCGGCGCTATCGAGGTGAATGACCGCTTCGAGACCAGCGTCGCCAATGTTTACGCCCTGGGCGATGTGATCGACCGGCTGCAGTTGACACCGGTGGCCCTGGCCGAAGGCATGTGGCTGGCGGCCTTCCTGTTCGGTGAACAAAAACCGGAAGGACCGGTGGTTTACAGCGACGTGCCCACGGCGGTGTTCTGCCACCCCAATATCGGCACGGTGGGGCTGACCGAGGAACAGGCTCTGGCGCGTTATGGCACCGTGCGGGTGTACCGCAGCCAGTTCCGGCCGCTGCGCTACACCCTCAGCGATATCCAGGAACGCACGCTGATGAAACTGATCGTTGATGACAGCAGCGACAAGGTGGTGGGTCTGCACATGGCCGGCGAGGAAGCGGCGGAAATTACCCAGGGCTTCGCCGTCGCCATTCGCATGGGCGCCACCAAGGCGGACTTCGATGCCACTGTTGGCATCCACCCCAGCTCCGCCGAGGAGTTCGTCACGTTACGCCAGGGCGAGACGGTGACCGCCGCGACACCAAGCTGA
- a CDS encoding YkvA family protein, which yields MAESTWRRARQRAGRVLKSPLASQRLAAASAAKAWANRDRLGEAWEKLQLAGGMLRDWSLRRYPEAPWATLVTVAAVLIYFLMPLDAVPDMILGVGLLDDLVVLNRAWRWIGSDLETYRLWRDQLSVPAGE from the coding sequence ATGGCTGAATCCACCTGGCGCCGCGCCCGGCAACGGGCCGGCCGTGTACTCAAGTCCCCGCTGGCCAGCCAGCGCCTGGCCGCCGCCAGTGCCGCCAAGGCCTGGGCCAACCGTGACCGTCTGGGCGAGGCCTGGGAAAAACTGCAACTGGCTGGGGGCATGCTGCGGGACTGGTCCCTGCGACGTTATCCCGAGGCACCCTGGGCCACGCTGGTCACGGTGGCGGCGGTATTGATCTACTTCCTGATGCCGCTGGACGCGGTGCCGGACATGATTCTCGGTGTCGGGTTGCTGGATGATCTGGTGGTACTCAACCGCGCCTGGCGTTGGATCGGTTCGGACCTGGAGACGTACCGGCTGTGGCGGGACCAGCTCAGCGTCCCCGCTGGAGAGTAA
- a CDS encoding Rieske (2Fe-2S) protein, with protein MFHRIIRTLELYDGLRLPVRVAGVELLLVHDDGRTWLIQRRCPHGDFPLERATVHRGVLRCPGHGLEFSLDSGRCPGQSYQLRRYHIDYEGPWLGVWVADGD; from the coding sequence ATGTTTCACCGCATCATTCGCACTCTGGAGCTGTACGACGGCCTGCGCCTGCCGGTGCGGGTGGCCGGGGTGGAGCTGTTGCTGGTGCACGATGACGGACGTACCTGGCTGATTCAGCGCCGCTGTCCCCATGGTGACTTTCCTTTGGAGCGGGCCACGGTCCATCGCGGCGTGCTCCGTTGCCCGGGGCATGGTCTGGAATTCTCTCTGGACAGCGGCCGCTGCCCGGGACAGAGCTACCAACTGCGCCGCTACCATATCGATTATGAGGGGCCCTGGCTGGGCGTGTGGGTGGCCGACGGGGACTGA
- a CDS encoding alpha/beta fold hydrolase, whose protein sequence is MSPRFSLKNGARALGLAMERRRHPRRFIQTDKTPWDRIYQDGIMSVRHYSLPPMARIPVGDEMIPVERHQHRRPLLLVPALGIHCWTFDLMPNRSMVRYLMARGHDVYLIDWGQPSKADRELDLNTYVNHWLPAAVEAVRDHTGAEDINLLGYCMGGLLNLMYLGGHPGAPVHSLATIASPVNFHKSGPFGIVFSLAAIPAMQVHDWFQVRLEPLDSKLFHIPANLLSWGFKLTNPPGLVQSYVDLWRNSADRDYLTEYMTMGQWFNDMVDYPGAVVREVIEKLILANSLADGRIKLADHEVDFANVTQDLLAIGGTSDRIVTLRAARDILKVVGSSEKRFEEAPGGHAGVFAGSKAPAHTWRIIADWLAARG, encoded by the coding sequence ATGTCACCTCGTTTCTCCCTGAAAAACGGCGCCCGCGCGCTGGGTCTGGCGATGGAGCGCCGCCGCCACCCGCGCCGCTTCATCCAAACCGACAAAACGCCCTGGGATCGCATTTATCAGGACGGCATCATGTCGGTTCGTCACTACAGCCTGCCGCCGATGGCGCGCATTCCGGTCGGCGACGAGATGATTCCGGTGGAGCGTCACCAGCACCGCCGGCCGCTGCTGCTGGTGCCGGCACTGGGGATCCATTGCTGGACCTTCGATCTGATGCCGAACCGCTCCATGGTGCGTTATCTGATGGCGCGCGGCCATGACGTCTACCTGATCGACTGGGGCCAGCCCTCCAAGGCGGACCGCGAGTTGGACCTGAACACCTACGTCAATCACTGGCTGCCGGCGGCGGTGGAAGCGGTGCGCGACCATACCGGCGCCGAGGATATCAATCTGCTCGGCTACTGCATGGGCGGCCTGCTCAATCTGATGTATTTGGGCGGCCATCCGGGGGCGCCGGTACACAGCCTGGCCACCATCGCCAGCCCGGTGAACTTCCACAAAAGCGGTCCGTTCGGCATCGTCTTCAGCCTCGCGGCGATCCCCGCCATGCAGGTGCATGACTGGTTCCAGGTGCGTCTGGAGCCGCTGGACAGCAAGCTGTTCCACATTCCCGCCAACCTGTTGTCCTGGGGTTTCAAGCTCACCAACCCGCCGGGGCTGGTGCAGTCCTACGTGGATTTGTGGCGCAACTCCGCCGACCGCGACTATCTCACCGAATACATGACCATGGGGCAGTGGTTCAACGACATGGTGGACTATCCCGGCGCGGTGGTCAGAGAGGTGATCGAGAAACTGATTCTGGCCAACAGCCTGGCCGACGGCCGTATCAAACTGGCCGACCATGAGGTGGACTTCGCCAATGTCACCCAGGATCTGCTGGCCATCGGCGGCACCAGTGATCGCATCGTCACCCTGCGCGCGGCACGGGACATCCTCAAGGTAGTAGGTAGTAGCGAAAAGCGCTTCGAGGAGGCACCGGGCGGACACGCCGGCGTCTTCGCCGGCAGCAAGGCTCCGGCCCACACCTGGCGCATCATCGCCGACTGGCTGGCGGCGCGGGGGTGA
- a CDS encoding FMN-binding glutamate synthase family protein, whose amino-acid sequence MLSPQLQSWLDTFITWLELGLLLALVIALLTALVLWFQDRYLQTAHSIRRNYPLIGRFRYFFEHLGEFFRQYFFAMDREELPFNRAQRSWVYRAAKNLSNTVAFGSTKQNGAGRMVFLNTPFPTLEKNAAETMPVMIGPHARQPYVARSFYNISGMSFGALSKPAVRALSHGASLAGCWLNTGEGGLAPWHLEGHCDVIFQIGTARYGVRDADGGLDDARLEQVAQRPEVKMIEIKLSQGAKPGKGGILPGPKVTEEIASIRGIPVGQPSISPNGQPDVGNAADLLDMIHHVRDVTGKPTGIKAVIGSWQWLEDLFMEIHERGLDSAPDFITIDSGDGGTGAAPMSLMDDVGLNLSESLPLVVDLLDGFALRERIRVIASGKLITPNMVAWAIAMGADFCVSARGYMFALGCIQAMQCNRNTCPTGVTTHNPRLQRGLVPAEKAQRVAYFHANLVKEVETIAHSCGVGEPRELRRHHVRLVNSNGDSIPMEELWPPIERGLYLTEGRPSLHAPFARFRVGA is encoded by the coding sequence ATGTTGTCTCCACAGCTGCAGTCCTGGCTGGATACCTTCATTACCTGGCTGGAGCTGGGGTTATTGCTGGCTCTGGTGATCGCGCTGCTGACTGCTCTGGTGCTGTGGTTTCAGGATCGCTACCTGCAAACCGCCCACTCGATCCGCCGTAACTATCCGCTAATCGGCCGTTTCCGTTATTTCTTCGAGCACCTGGGGGAGTTCTTCCGCCAGTACTTCTTCGCCATGGACCGGGAAGAGCTGCCGTTCAACCGCGCCCAGCGCAGTTGGGTGTATCGGGCGGCGAAGAATTTGAGCAACACCGTGGCCTTCGGCTCCACCAAACAGAATGGCGCCGGGCGGATGGTGTTTCTCAATACGCCGTTTCCGACCCTGGAGAAGAACGCGGCGGAGACCATGCCGGTGATGATCGGGCCACACGCCCGCCAGCCTTACGTGGCCCGCAGTTTCTACAATATTTCCGGAATGAGCTTCGGCGCCTTGTCCAAACCGGCGGTCAGGGCCCTGTCCCACGGCGCCTCGCTGGCCGGGTGCTGGCTGAACACCGGGGAAGGGGGGCTGGCGCCCTGGCATCTGGAAGGTCACTGCGACGTGATTTTCCAGATTGGCACTGCCCGCTACGGTGTGCGCGATGCCGACGGCGGCCTGGACGATGCCAGATTGGAGCAGGTGGCCCAGCGTCCGGAAGTGAAAATGATCGAGATCAAGCTCAGCCAGGGCGCCAAACCGGGCAAGGGCGGCATTCTGCCGGGACCCAAGGTGACCGAGGAAATCGCCTCGATTCGCGGCATCCCGGTGGGGCAGCCGTCGATCAGTCCCAACGGCCAGCCGGATGTGGGCAATGCCGCTGATCTTCTCGACATGATCCATCACGTCCGTGACGTTACCGGCAAACCCACGGGTATCAAAGCGGTCATCGGTTCCTGGCAGTGGCTGGAGGACCTGTTCATGGAGATCCACGAACGCGGCCTGGATAGCGCTCCGGACTTCATCACCATCGACAGCGGTGACGGCGGCACCGGCGCCGCGCCGATGTCGCTGATGGACGATGTCGGGCTGAATTTGTCGGAATCGCTGCCGCTGGTGGTGGATTTGCTCGACGGCTTCGCCCTGCGGGAGCGGATCCGGGTGATCGCCTCCGGCAAGCTGATCACGCCGAACATGGTGGCCTGGGCCATCGCCATGGGCGCGGATTTTTGCGTCTCGGCGCGCGGCTACATGTTCGCTTTGGGCTGCATCCAGGCCATGCAGTGCAATCGCAATACCTGTCCCACCGGCGTCACCACGCACAACCCCCGTTTGCAGCGCGGACTGGTGCCGGCGGAAAAAGCCCAGCGGGTGGCCTACTTCCATGCCAATCTGGTCAAGGAAGTGGAAACCATCGCCCACTCCTGCGGCGTCGGTGAGCCGCGGGAATTGCGCCGCCATCATGTTCGTCTGGTCAATTCCAACGGCGATTCGATTCCCATGGAAGAGCTGTGGCCGCCGATTGAACGCGGCCTCTACCTGACCGAGGGGCGACCCAGTCTGCATGCGCCCTTTGCCCGTTTCCGCGTGGGCGCCTGA